The Lycium barbarum isolate Lr01 chromosome 10, ASM1917538v2, whole genome shotgun sequence genome includes a region encoding these proteins:
- the LOC132614950 gene encoding two-component response regulator ORR10-like isoform X1, translating to MGMAAAEAQFHVLAVDDSSIDRKLIERLFRTSACQVTTVDSGSKALEFLGLHPNPPCVSPPNHQEVEVNLIITDYCMPGMTGYDLLKKIKESSSLRNIPVVIMSSENVPSRISRCLEEGAEEFFLKPVRLADVNKLKPHMMKTKCKSFHEPDKIVTKENQESTEIENVSSEQSEPQPKTETDTEQILEIQQPQGNSNKRKSMDEGLSPKRTRPRYSSLTAV from the exons ATGGGAATGGCAGCTGCAGAGGCACAGTTTCATGTTTTAGCTGTTGATGATAGCTCAATAGATAGAAAGCTCATTGAGAGGCTCTTTAGAACCTCTGCTTGCCAAG TCACTACTGTGGATTCTGGAAGTAAAGCTTTAGAATTTTTGGGGTTACACCCAAATCCCCCTTGTGTTTCTCCTCCTAACCATCAG GAAGTGGAAGTAAATCTTATTATCACAGACTACTGTATGCCTGGGATGACAGGCTATGATTTGCTCAAAAAAATTAAG GAATCTTCATCTTTGAGAAACATTCCAGTAGTCATTATGTCATCTGAGAATGTTCCTTCAAGAATCAGTAG ATGCTTAGAAGAAGGGGCAGAAGAATTTTTCTTGAAACCAGTCAGACTAGCAGATGTCAATAAGCTTAAACCCCATATGATGAAAACCAAATGCAAAAGCTTTCATGAACCTGACAAAATTGTcacaaaggaaaatcaagaatcAACAGAAATAGAAAATGTTTCATCAGAACAATCAGAGCCACAGCCAAAAACAGAAACAGATACAGAACAAATACTGGAAATTCAACAACCTCAAGGCAATAGTAATAAGAGGAAGTCCATGGACGAAGGTCTATCACCAAAGAGAACAAGGCCTAGATACAGTAGCCTAACTGCAGTCTAA